The DNA region TTTGCCGAGAACGCCGATCCTGCACTCGCCTCATTGCGTGCGAACCTCGCAGCCTTGAAGATCAACAGCGGCTATACGATTGAGCCACGCGGAGTCGGCGCTGTTTTACAGAAGCTAGCCAAACTTACCCAGCCCATCGATCTCGTCTTTCTCGATCCACCCTACGAGGCAGAGACGGAGTATGCAAACACGCTGAGCTTCTTAGGCAGCGCTCGTGGCCGCGAACTGCTTGCGCCCGATGCGCTGGTGATTGCAGAGCACAACAGAAAGATGAAGCTCGCCGCGCGCTACGGTGCACTCGAACACACACGGCTAGTGAAGCAGGGCGACGCAATGCTCAGTTTTTTTGGTCTTGTGGCGAAAGATAAAGAGGCTGCTGAAGAGTCCGTGAAAGCCTAGGAAGCTTCACGGAAAACCCCCACCCTGATGTTGCCCCGTCAGCAGATCGACAGAGAAAGCGACCTCTTTGTCGGTCATCAGGTTCCAGCCGAAACCAAGCAGCATATTGCCCTCGACAGCAGTAATGCGGAGGCCCTCCCAACTGAGCCTTGCCGTCTGCCACGCCAAACCGTGCTCTCCCCAGGCGACGACGTTGTGAAAGCCCACAAAGAGCAAAAGGTTCTGTTCAGCCAGCGAGCGAACCTCGACCACCGGCTTCAGCGCGATGTGGGTACTGCGTTCTGGACGCGTTGTATCGATGATGTAGGCATAGCCTCCGGCAACTGCGCAAAGCTCAACAGGATTGGGGCAGGCAAGAACGTCGGTGGGCATGCTGGAGTCCACAAAGCCGAGGGCGCAGGTAGCCAGAAAGGCCCCACCGGTAGCTGGGCGAACCATCAGTTGCAGCGCG from Edaphobacter dinghuensis includes:
- the rsmD gene encoding 16S rRNA (guanine(966)-N(2))-methyltransferase RsmD is translated as MRVIAGTYRSRQLAAPRGLDTRPTSDRLRETLFNILSPRLEGCRFVDLYAGTGAVGIEALSRGAAHVWFAENADPALASLRANLAALKINSGYTIEPRGVGAVLQKLAKLTQPIDLVFLDPPYEAETEYANTLSFLGSARGRELLAPDALVIAEHNRKMKLAARYGALEHTRLVKQGDAMLSFFGLVAKDKEAAEESVKA